The following coding sequences lie in one Pseudorca crassidens isolate mPseCra1 chromosome 2, mPseCra1.hap1, whole genome shotgun sequence genomic window:
- the CD101 gene encoding immunoglobulin superfamily member 2 has product LSFSYLQAKLSTAQREVTVQKGPLFRAEGYPISIGCNVTGYRGPSEQHFQWSVYLPTAPTQEIQIISTKDATFSYAVYAQRVQSKEIYVEKVQGNSVFLHIAKLQTKDSGEYECHTPNTDGKYYGSYSAKTNLIVIPDTLSAAMTSQTLSKEEGEPLELTCESSKATAQHTHLSVAWYLMQDGERSQASKIISLSKDFMLLPGPLYTERFAAGDVRLDKLGVTTFRLSIGRLRPSDQGQLFCEATEWIQDPDETWTSITKKQTDQTTLRVHPAVRDFQVNITAESTVPEGKPLELVCLVMGGGRDPQLHGTWFFNDIEMAHIDAGGVLGLKKNYQERASQGQLQVSKLSPKSFSLKIFSVGPRDEGAYRCAVAEVTRAQMGSWQVLQKKQSPDSYVHLRKPAARYVVMSTKNRKQAVWEGEALTLLCKVGGAKSLLSVTWWHIPQDETEPEFVAGMGQDGTMQLGAFYGQLDKHSNTRLEKTDWDTFQLEITSTTITDSGMYECRVSEMPRSKTRDQSWAQMSVTVKPLKSSLHVSLMSRQPQVKLTNTFDLSCIVGVRYSDLKVLLTVTWQFQAARSRAFDLLLRITHNGTIEWGNFLPQFQKKTKVSQSLFRSQLLIHDATEEEAGVYQCNVEVYDRSSLHTNGPVRASAISHPLRITVTLPESKLKVNSSSQVQEISINSNTDIECNILCQSTGNLRLAVTWYFSATSTNATWLRILEMDRTHVVKYGDEFQTAWRKQKFHAEKVSQDSFQLHILNVEDSDQGKYRCAVEEWLWSTNGTWHKLGEKTSGLTELKLRPTGSKVRISKVSGTKNASEHSEVAIRCSLESAGSPASLFSVMWYWNRENSGSKMLVHLQHDGLLEYGEEGLRRRLHCYRSSPADFVLMIHRVEMEDAGMYWCRVAEWQLHGNPSKWVSQSSDESQRVVLTVLPSEPTFPSRICSSAPLLYFLFICPFLMLILLFISLLCLYCKARKLSTLSLSIQKEKALWVDLKRAGSRTAHRLEEDGEDS; this is encoded by the exons ctttctttctcctaCTTGCAAGCTAAGCTCAGCACTGCCCAGAGAGAAGTAACAGTTCAGAAAGGACCGCTGTTCAGAGCTGAAGGTTACCCCATTAGCATCGGCTGCAACGTAACTGGCTACCGGGGACCTTCTGAGCAGCATTTCCAGTGGTCTGTTTACCTGCCGACAGCCCCGACCCAAGAAATCCAGATCATTAGCACCAAGGATGCCACCTTCTCTTATGCAGTGTATGCACAGCGGGTGCAAAGTAAGGAAATCTACGTGGAGAAGGTCCAGGGTAACTCAGTCTTTTTGCACATCGCCAAGCTCCAGACGAAGGATTCCGGCGAGTATGAGTGTCACACACCCAACACTGATGGAAAATACTATGGGAGTTACAGTGCAAAGACGAATCTAATTG TCATTCCAGATACCCTCTCTGCTGCCATGACTTCCCAGACTCTCAGTAAGGAGGAAGGTGAGCCATTGGAACTTACCTGTGAGTCATCCAAAGCCACAGCTCAACATACTCACCTCTCTGTCGCCTGGTACCTGATGCAAGATGGAGAAAGAAGCCAAGCCAGCAAGATTATCTCCCTCTCCAAGGATTTTATGCTGCTCCCTGGGCCCTTGTATACAGAGAGGTTTGCAGCTGGTGACGTGCGACTCGACAAGCTTGGGGTCACTACCTTCAGGCTGTCCATAGGGAGACTTCGGCCCTCAGATCAGGGTCAGCTGTTCTGTGAGGCAACTGAATGGATTCAGGATCCGGATGAAACCTGGACTTCCATCACGAAAAAGCAGACAGATCAAACAACTCTGAGGGTCCATCCAGCAG TGAGAGATTTTCAAGTCAACATCACGGCTGAGAGCACGGTTCCTGAAGGAAAACCCTTAGAACTGGTTTGCCTGGTCATGGGCGGTGGCCGGGACCCACAGCTTCATGGCACTTGGTTCTTCAATGATATTGAAATGGCCCACATTGATGCTGGTGGAGTTCTGGGTCTGAAGAAAAACTATCAAGAAAGAGCAAGTCAAGGACAGCTCCAGGTTTCAAAGTTAAGCCCCAAGTCTTTCTCTCTCAAGATCTTCTCTGTGGGGCCAAGGGATGAAGGTGCCTACAGATGTGCCGTGGCGGAGGTGACAAGAGCTCAGATGGGCTCCTGGCAGGTGCTCCAGAAAAAACAGTCACCAGACAGCTACGTGCACCTGAGGAAGCCAGCAG CAAGATATGTGGTCATGTCTACCAAGAACAGGAAGCAAGCAGTGTGGGAAGGAGAGGCGTTAACCCTTCTCTGCAAGGTAGGTGGAGCTAAAAGTCTCCTGTCCGTGACCTGGTGGCACATCCCACAAGACGAGACAGAGCCGGAGTTTGTGGCTGGAATGGGGCAGGACGGCACCATGCAGCTGGGTGCCTTCTACGGGCAACTCGATAAGCACAGCAACACAAGGCTGGAGAAGACGGACTGGGACACCTTCCAGCTGGAgatcacctccaccaccatcacagaCAGCGGCATGTATGAGTGCAGGGTGTCTGAGATGCCCCGGAGCAAGACCAGAGATCAGAGCTGGGCTCAGATGTCAGTCACTGTAAAACCTCTGA AGTCAAGTTTACATGTTAGTCTGATGAGCCGTCAACCACAAGTGAAATTAACCAACACCTTTGACCTGTCCTGCATAGTGGGTGTTCGCTACTCTGACCTCAAGGTTCTACTCACCGTGACATGGCAGTTCCAGGCAGCTAGATCTCGAGCCTTTGATCTGCTTCTTCGAATCACCCATAATGGCACTATTGAATGGGGGAACTTCCTACCCCAGTTCCAAAAGAAGACAAAGGTTTCACAGTCTTTATTTCGTTCTCAACTCCTAATCCATGATGCCACCGAGGAAGAAGCAGGAGTTTATCAGTGTAATGTAGAAGTTTATGACAGAAGTTCCCTACACACAAACGGCCCCGTGAGGGCTTCTGCCATCTCTCACCCATTGAGAATCACTGTCACTTTACCAG AGAGCAAGCTGAAAGTGAATTCAAGTAGTCAagtccaagagatctccatcaaCTCCAACACAGACATAGAGTGTAACATCCTGTGCCAATCCACTGGAAACCTTCGGTTGGCTGTTACTTGGTACTTCTCTGCCACGTCCACTAATGCAACCTGGCTGAGGATCCTGGAAATGGACCGAACCCACGTAGTAAAATACGGGGATGAATTTCAGACCgcatggagaaaacaaaaattccacGCCGAGAAAGTTTCCCAAGACTCGTTTCAGCTACACATTCTGAACGTGGAAGACAGCGATCAGGGCAAATATCGCTGCGCTGTGGAGGAATGGCTCTGGTCTACAAATGGCACTTGGCACAAGCTTGGAGAAAAGACGTCAGGTCTAACAGAATTGAAACTCAGGCCCACAG GAAGTAAGGTACGCATCTCCAAAGTGTCCGGGACAAAAAATGCCTCCGAGCACAGCGAGGTGGCCATCCGCTGCAGCCTGGAGAGTGCGGGCAGCCCAGCCTCCCTGTTCTCTGTGATGTGGTACTGGAACAGAGAAAATTCTGGAAGTAAAATGCTGGTGCACCTGCAGCATGACGGCTTGCTGGAGTATGGCGAAGAGGGGCTCAGGAGGCGCCTGCACTGTTACCGTTCATCCCCTGCAGACTTTGTCCTGATGATACATCGAGTGGAGATGGAGGATGCTGGAATGTACTGGTGCAGGGTGGCAGAGTGGCAGCTACACGGTAACCCAAGCAAGTGGGTCAGCCAATCATCAGACGAGTCACAGCGTGTGGTGCTCACGGTGCTGCCTTCAG